One genomic window of Dethiosulfovibrio salsuginis includes the following:
- a CDS encoding NHL repeat-containing thioredoxin family protein: protein MVTIYGGAAPAPSMPGLSLGGDSGYPREGRITIVLFFNGARDDDLSMVDTVISLREEFKEDVDLVGVHCPRFPAERDIRRMTALLECSGVDFPVYDDSSKSIRKSYLINGWPATVVVDPKGYLAWAKEGVIPPEILRPVIKTMQRTARVVGDIKPSEQQRFKGTELNMLPVRLALFGERLVILDGKSNRLIFLNLSQDGLSASIERSIGLGRPTLSDVTGFYCSQDRVFIFDRRGRKVRIIDLKGKELGTFSGNGNPALLAGPRSFGCPKGGVCKDGLLYVASAGTHQIWVQSLSGGGASPFAGTGRPGMDDGPPSLATLGSPEAIISDGRVLFISDSYSNSIRWIDTASGMVRTLVGEGPFLYGCRDGIGSKALFQRPMGLCINEGILYVADSYNDRIRGIDLSNRQAFTLYGSKKWQRLFCPSDVAVRGDRFYVADLGSGRIVHFDKKGGEPEILDIVGLN, encoded by the coding sequence ATGGTAACTATATACGGAGGAGCAGCTCCTGCTCCATCGATGCCCGGGCTTTCCCTGGGAGGGGATTCCGGTTACCCTAGAGAGGGCCGAATAACCATAGTCCTCTTTTTCAACGGAGCCAGAGACGATGACCTCTCTATGGTCGATACGGTTATATCCCTCAGGGAAGAGTTCAAGGAGGACGTAGACCTGGTCGGCGTTCACTGTCCTAGGTTTCCTGCTGAGAGGGATATCAGGCGTATGACCGCCTTGCTGGAGTGTTCCGGTGTGGATTTTCCTGTTTACGACGATTCCTCTAAGTCGATAAGAAAATCCTACCTGATAAACGGCTGGCCTGCAACGGTGGTAGTCGATCCTAAAGGATATCTTGCATGGGCTAAAGAGGGGGTTATCCCTCCTGAGATACTTCGCCCGGTGATAAAGACGATGCAGAGAACGGCTAGAGTCGTAGGGGATATCAAGCCTTCAGAACAGCAGAGGTTCAAAGGGACTGAGCTAAATATGCTTCCCGTAAGGCTCGCTCTCTTTGGTGAGAGACTGGTTATCCTTGACGGAAAATCTAATCGATTGATTTTCTTGAACTTATCCCAGGACGGGCTCTCCGCCTCCATCGAGAGATCTATCGGCTTGGGAAGGCCCACTTTATCCGATGTTACGGGCTTTTACTGTTCTCAGGACAGGGTGTTTATATTCGATAGGCGGGGGAGAAAGGTCAGGATTATCGACCTCAAGGGCAAAGAGTTGGGGACTTTCTCCGGTAACGGTAATCCTGCGTTGTTAGCGGGACCGAGGTCTTTCGGTTGCCCTAAAGGCGGTGTCTGTAAGGATGGCCTTCTTTACGTCGCCTCAGCGGGGACCCATCAGATATGGGTCCAGTCTCTATCGGGAGGAGGAGCCAGCCCTTTTGCCGGCACCGGCCGTCCAGGTATGGACGACGGTCCACCGAGTCTGGCGACTTTAGGTTCTCCTGAGGCTATCATATCCGACGGAAGGGTGCTTTTTATCTCCGATAGCTACTCCAATTCGATAAGATGGATCGACACCGCATCAGGTATGGTTCGTACTTTGGTCGGGGAGGGCCCTTTTCTATACGGCTGTAGGGATGGAATAGGATCTAAGGCCCTTTTCCAGAGACCTATGGGGTTGTGCATAAACGAAGGGATTCTCTATGTCGCCGATAGCTACAACGACAGAATAAGGGGAATAGATCTCTCCAATCGTCAGGCTTTTACCCTCTACGGCTCAAAAAAATGGCAGAGACTTTTCTGTCCATCCGACGTTGCCGTAAGAGGAGACAGGTTTTACGTCGCCGACCTGGGAAGTGGCAGGATCGTCCATTTCGATAAAAAAGGCGGAGAGCCGGAGATTTTGGATATAGTAGGTCTAAATTAA
- a CDS encoding TAXI family TRAP transporter solute-binding subunit has translation MSKKIALFLALAMATMVAGSAMAEDPAQLRFMAGPPGGNWFALGGSLSDMWTKNGLPTTSGTGGGVSNIVNADNGKGDMGFSVTSMVGAAVKGGDAPFKDAHSNVSVLANLYTQYTYFIVRKDFAEKNDIKTLGDIVEKKLPVRFATLKPGTSSEFVIRNLFKVGYGVDYRKAITEWGGKVEFSSYSDGSNLLADNHIDCFAFSVGKIASIVMQIESQTDILILPVDEKARQAMTDAFGTVTFNVEPGVYKSVTEPVPTIGDYTCIVIRNDISDELAYKLSELVWNNKETLAKGVKDMEELNPVEAVPSAVPAHPGAAKFWKSVQ, from the coding sequence ATGAGTAAGAAAATCGCATTGTTTTTGGCTTTAGCAATGGCAACCATGGTCGCAGGATCGGCTATGGCGGAGGACCCGGCACAGCTTCGTTTTATGGCGGGACCTCCAGGGGGAAACTGGTTTGCACTGGGTGGCTCCCTGTCTGATATGTGGACCAAAAACGGACTTCCTACGACCAGCGGAACAGGCGGAGGGGTGTCCAACATAGTCAACGCCGACAACGGCAAGGGAGATATGGGATTCTCCGTCACATCCATGGTCGGAGCAGCGGTAAAAGGCGGCGACGCCCCCTTTAAGGACGCGCACTCAAACGTGTCTGTTCTGGCTAACCTTTACACCCAGTACACCTACTTCATAGTCAGAAAGGATTTTGCCGAGAAAAACGACATAAAGACCCTCGGCGACATCGTGGAGAAAAAACTCCCCGTCCGTTTTGCGACCCTGAAGCCAGGCACTTCCTCGGAGTTCGTGATCCGCAACCTCTTCAAGGTAGGCTATGGCGTCGATTACCGTAAGGCCATAACCGAGTGGGGCGGAAAGGTCGAGTTCTCCTCCTACTCCGACGGATCGAACCTCCTGGCGGACAACCACATCGATTGCTTTGCCTTCTCCGTGGGCAAGATAGCTTCCATCGTCATGCAGATAGAGAGCCAGACCGATATACTCATACTTCCGGTGGACGAAAAGGCCAGACAGGCAATGACCGACGCCTTCGGCACGGTGACCTTCAACGTAGAGCCCGGCGTCTACAAGTCGGTGACCGAGCCGGTTCCGACCATAGGGGACTACACCTGCATCGTCATCAGAAACGATATCTCCGACGAGCTAGCGTACAAACTTTCCGAGCTCGTTTGGAACAACAAAGAGACCCTGGCAAAAGGGGTTAAGGACATGGAGGAGCTGAATCCCGTCGAGGCCGTTCCCTCCGCGGTACCTGCCCATCCTGGCGCAGCAAAGTTCTGGAAGAGCGTCCAGTAG
- a CDS encoding TRAP transporter permease produces MRKLQGLTAKAFYLYVLAMGFFHLYTALFGTFEAYLQRAIHLTWVLPMAFILYPIGGKKEGQEIADSTIPWYDWALAAASLAPGLYIMMNYTDITYRMAQVDPVTTAQLILGSLLTVLLIEATRRVVGLPLAIIAAFFTAYMYLGHYMPGIMKGLSFSFHEVIEQIYLIDEGIFSIPLGVSATFVMIFLIFGGFLEKSGVGAYFMEFAQAFTGTSPGGPAKIAVVSSALFGSISGAAVANVYGTGTFTIPLMKRIGYPPFFAAAVEAVASTGGQIMPPIMGAGAFIMASFLGVQFKVIMVAAILPAVLYYAAVLLMVHLGALKNNLKGLSPEELPDKKTVIKKLYMMSPIVVLIYLLLSGYTPMLAAVIGILAAWVVSLPEKANRMGPKAILDAIYTGAKNIPVVCIACAAAGLVVGSVSLTGIGFKFVGLVFSVASDAPFMALVMIAMVSLVLGMGLPTTSAYILGAALGVPALAKLGFPPIAAHMFVFYFAIVSNITPPVALAAYAASSIADANPNKTGFQAMKLGILAFIIPFAFSYDQGLLLSSGTTQNLIAIAGGVGSLFAMGHSMLGYTNRIIQQWQRGIFLIAGILCIWPIAWVKLTGIAVTLACSFIWRDKKS; encoded by the coding sequence ATGAGAAAATTACAGGGACTTACGGCAAAGGCGTTTTATCTCTACGTCCTTGCGATGGGCTTTTTTCACCTATACACCGCCCTGTTCGGCACATTTGAGGCCTACCTTCAAAGGGCGATCCACCTCACGTGGGTTCTCCCTATGGCCTTTATACTCTATCCCATAGGGGGCAAAAAAGAGGGCCAGGAGATAGCCGACAGCACCATACCCTGGTACGACTGGGCTCTCGCAGCAGCGTCGCTAGCACCGGGACTGTATATCATGATGAACTACACCGATATTACGTACAGAATGGCTCAGGTAGACCCGGTAACCACGGCACAGCTCATACTGGGATCCCTACTGACGGTGCTTCTCATAGAGGCTACCAGAAGGGTTGTAGGCCTTCCTCTCGCCATAATAGCCGCCTTCTTCACCGCCTATATGTACCTAGGACACTATATGCCCGGCATAATGAAGGGGCTATCATTCTCCTTCCATGAGGTAATAGAGCAGATATACCTCATAGACGAGGGGATCTTCTCTATCCCCCTAGGGGTCTCGGCCACCTTCGTCATGATATTCCTGATCTTCGGGGGATTTTTGGAGAAAAGCGGCGTGGGAGCATATTTTATGGAGTTCGCCCAGGCGTTCACCGGAACCTCTCCCGGCGGCCCAGCTAAGATAGCGGTGGTCAGCTCCGCCCTGTTCGGGTCCATATCGGGGGCGGCGGTGGCCAACGTCTACGGAACGGGGACATTCACCATACCTCTAATGAAGAGGATAGGTTACCCACCGTTCTTCGCCGCGGCGGTGGAGGCGGTCGCCAGCACAGGAGGACAGATAATGCCTCCCATCATGGGAGCCGGTGCCTTCATAATGGCATCCTTCCTGGGGGTTCAGTTTAAGGTAATCATGGTCGCAGCGATTCTCCCCGCTGTTCTGTACTACGCGGCGGTTCTGCTCATGGTCCACCTTGGGGCTCTGAAGAACAACTTAAAAGGGCTCTCACCTGAGGAGCTTCCGGACAAAAAGACTGTCATAAAGAAGCTTTACATGATGTCGCCGATAGTGGTGCTCATATACCTCCTTCTGTCGGGCTACACCCCCATGCTGGCGGCGGTAATAGGCATATTGGCGGCCTGGGTGGTTTCCCTCCCGGAGAAAGCCAACAGAATGGGACCGAAAGCCATTCTGGACGCTATCTACACCGGTGCGAAAAATATCCCTGTGGTTTGTATCGCCTGTGCCGCCGCAGGGTTAGTCGTCGGATCGGTCTCCTTGACGGGAATAGGGTTTAAGTTCGTAGGACTGGTGTTCTCCGTGGCCAGCGACGCTCCCTTTATGGCCCTGGTCATGATAGCTATGGTATCGTTGGTCCTGGGGATGGGATTGCCGACTACCAGCGCCTACATACTGGGAGCAGCTCTCGGGGTTCCTGCCCTGGCTAAGCTGGGATTCCCCCCGATAGCGGCCCATATGTTCGTCTTTTACTTCGCCATAGTGTCCAACATAACCCCGCCTGTGGCTCTAGCGGCCTACGCCGCAAGCTCTATAGCCGACGCAAATCCCAACAAAACGGGATTTCAAGCGATGAAACTGGGGATACTGGCCTTCATAATCCCCTTCGCCTTCAGCTACGATCAGGGATTGTTGCTGTCCTCCGGGACAACCCAGAACCTCATAGCTATAGCTGGAGGGGTCGGGTCCCTCTTCGCGATGGGACACTCTATGTTAGGCTACACTAACAGAATAATTCAGCAGTGGCAGAGAGGGATATTCCTGATCGCAGGAATACTCTGCATATGGCCGATCGCCTGGGTAAAGCTGACAGGGATCGCCGTGACCTTGGCCTGCAGTTTTATCTGGAGAGACAAAAAGAGCTGA
- a CDS encoding Hsp20/alpha crystallin family protein, translated as MRRFLVPTRSGRGTMDPFSFMDNAMRAMFQEFSDSTQDNNRPMVPSMDVYRKDGIFTLVMDLPGVDKNDIDLKVYRDRVEVKAQRSAQECLKEEDCAHSERFYGSISRTVSFPTEVDCDSVQASYVDGVLKVQVKELQAGGEGKAIAISDGSQA; from the coding sequence ATGAGAAGATTTTTAGTTCCAACAAGGTCAGGCAGAGGCACTATGGATCCTTTTTCCTTCATGGACAACGCCATGAGGGCAATGTTCCAGGAGTTTAGCGACTCGACCCAGGACAACAACAGGCCGATGGTCCCGTCTATGGACGTATACAGAAAGGACGGGATTTTTACCCTTGTGATGGATCTTCCTGGAGTGGACAAAAACGACATCGACCTAAAGGTCTACAGGGACAGGGTCGAGGTCAAGGCCCAAAGGAGCGCCCAGGAATGCCTGAAGGAAGAGGACTGCGCCCACAGCGAGAGGTTCTACGGCTCCATATCAAGGACCGTGTCCTTCCCTACAGAGGTGGACTGCGACTCGGTCCAGGCCAGCTACGTAGACGGGGTCCTCAAGGTTCAGGTGAAGGAGCTCCAGGCCGGAGGAGAGGGCAAAGCCATAGCTATCTCCGACGGATCACAAGCTTAA
- a CDS encoding 2-hydroxyacid dehydrogenase — protein MRIVLLESLGVARGYLDGLVAPLLSQGHSFEAYCRSDDVKENVKRLAGADVAIIANMPLGGQVISSCDRLKMISVAFTGYDHVDMESCLSKRITVSNCAGYSTDSVVELALGLSLAVVRKIVPCDGAVRAGKTKDGLIGNQLAGKTVGIVGTGAIGVKVAAVFKALGCNVVAYSRSQRDEVLSMGIPYLSLKDLMSSCDLISLHLPCNGETAGLIDRDMISSMKRSSFLINTARGPIVDNKALADALKSGSIAGAGIDVFDMEPPLLEGYPLLDAPNCVLTPHVAFATPEALQSRAVIAIDNVRLWMDGKPQNVVR, from the coding sequence ATGAGGATAGTCCTGCTGGAATCCCTTGGGGTGGCGCGGGGATATCTTGACGGCCTCGTTGCCCCTCTTTTGAGCCAAGGGCACTCCTTCGAGGCCTATTGTAGGTCGGACGATGTGAAAGAAAACGTGAAAAGGCTGGCTGGAGCTGACGTGGCGATTATAGCAAACATGCCTCTAGGCGGTCAGGTTATATCCTCCTGCGACAGACTTAAGATGATCTCCGTTGCCTTTACCGGTTACGATCACGTCGACATGGAATCATGCCTCTCCAAGAGGATCACTGTCTCCAACTGCGCCGGTTACTCTACCGATTCGGTCGTGGAGCTAGCTCTCGGTCTGTCTTTGGCTGTGGTCAGAAAGATCGTTCCCTGCGACGGCGCGGTCAGGGCAGGAAAGACCAAGGACGGCCTTATAGGCAACCAGCTGGCGGGGAAGACCGTCGGAATAGTCGGGACTGGGGCTATCGGGGTGAAGGTCGCCGCCGTCTTTAAGGCCCTAGGGTGCAACGTGGTGGCCTACAGCAGATCCCAAAGGGACGAGGTACTGTCCATGGGAATCCCCTATTTATCCCTGAAGGACCTGATGTCCTCATGTGACCTGATCTCCCTCCACCTCCCCTGTAACGGGGAGACCGCCGGGCTTATAGATCGGGATATGATCTCGTCCATGAAGCGGTCGTCCTTCCTCATAAACACCGCCCGAGGGCCTATCGTGGACAACAAGGCCCTTGCGGATGCCCTGAAGTCAGGGTCAATAGCAGGGGCAGGGATAGACGTCTTCGATATGGAGCCGCCGCTTCTGGAAGGATATCCTCTCCTGGATGCCCCTAACTGCGTCTTAACACCTCACGTCGCCTTCGCGACCCCCGAGGCACTCCAGAGTAGGGCCGTGATCGCCATCGACAACGTCAGGCTCTGGATGGACGGCAAGCCTCAAAACGTGGTGAGATAA
- the buk gene encoding butyrate kinase: protein MLLLAINPGSTSTKIGLFQDDKQLWEDTQRYDTDVIGGFSSIAEQEDFRLNEIKKVLEEKGLNVKDLDCVVGRGGLLRPIPGGTYRVNQAMMDDLTSAKYGSHASNLGGPLALRLAKEAGRPDNAFIVDPVVVDELMDEARLSGLPEIERRSIFHALNQKAIARKVASDLGKSYEELSLVVAHMGGGISVGAHLNGRVIDVNNALDGDGPFSPERAGTLPSGGLSKLCFSGSVTLGEMKKKLSGKGGLVAHLGTNDLREVVRRRESGDQHADLVFRSMAYQIAKEIGSRSVALEGKVDGVILTGGLAYSEQFVQEITKYISFIGPVMVYPGEDELWALSQGALRVMSGQEKGKVYEG, encoded by the coding sequence ATGTTGTTGCTAGCCATAAACCCCGGCTCTACCAGCACCAAAATAGGTCTGTTTCAGGACGATAAGCAGCTTTGGGAGGATACTCAGAGGTACGATACCGACGTTATCGGAGGCTTCTCGTCGATCGCGGAGCAGGAGGATTTTAGACTCAACGAGATAAAAAAGGTCCTTGAGGAAAAGGGCCTCAACGTGAAGGATCTGGACTGTGTTGTTGGAAGAGGAGGGCTCCTGCGTCCCATCCCTGGTGGAACCTATCGGGTCAACCAGGCCATGATGGACGACCTTACCTCCGCAAAATACGGATCTCACGCCAGCAACCTGGGGGGGCCTCTTGCCCTTAGGTTGGCTAAGGAGGCGGGTCGGCCGGACAACGCCTTTATAGTCGATCCGGTGGTGGTCGACGAACTGATGGACGAGGCGCGGCTATCGGGGCTTCCTGAGATAGAGAGACGTTCCATTTTTCACGCTCTTAATCAAAAAGCCATTGCCAGGAAGGTGGCGTCGGATCTGGGAAAAAGCTACGAGGAACTTTCTCTTGTGGTGGCTCATATGGGAGGCGGTATTTCCGTGGGGGCACACCTCAATGGCAGGGTGATAGACGTGAACAACGCCCTTGACGGTGACGGACCCTTCTCGCCGGAGAGGGCTGGAACACTGCCGTCCGGTGGCCTGTCCAAGCTATGTTTCAGCGGTTCCGTGACCCTTGGGGAGATGAAAAAGAAGCTCAGCGGCAAAGGGGGCTTGGTCGCCCATCTTGGGACCAACGACCTCAGGGAGGTCGTCCGGCGTAGGGAGTCCGGCGATCAACACGCCGATTTAGTCTTCCGCTCTATGGCCTACCAGATCGCCAAGGAGATAGGCTCAAGATCGGTCGCTCTTGAGGGTAAGGTGGACGGAGTCATTCTGACCGGTGGCTTGGCCTACTCTGAGCAGTTCGTACAGGAGATAACGAAATACATCTCCTTCATAGGACCAGTGATGGTATACCCGGGAGAGGACGAGCTTTGGGCACTCTCACAGGGAGCCCTCAGGGTCATGTCAGGTCAGGAGAAAGGGAAGGTCTACGAGGGATGA
- a CDS encoding bifunctional enoyl-CoA hydratase/phosphate acetyltransferase — protein sequence MEQLRSLSALLDYAKKIGAEKGKKKISVAKADDPGLLTALEDARSAGIADFYLVGDEKAIKAAAEKAGVDVSNYEIIDVSSEPEIALESVKLVSSGKADVYMKGQIHTNNFLRGMLNKEVGLRKGKNTISHCYFHQVKGFDRIFFIADAAFNMYPDLNAKAQIVQNTVNLARAFGVECPKVAVLAAVEVVNPDMPATLDAAALAQMNARGQITNCIVDGPFALDNAVSEESAKTKGITSPVAGKADVFLVPNIDAGNMLAKAIVYFSENETAGMILGASAPIILTSRADSPRAKLMSIAAAVVHADFGK from the coding sequence ATGGAACAGCTTCGTTCGTTGAGTGCTTTACTGGATTACGCAAAGAAGATCGGTGCGGAGAAGGGCAAGAAGAAGATAAGCGTGGCCAAGGCCGATGACCCAGGGCTTCTCACTGCCCTTGAAGATGCCAGGTCCGCCGGGATCGCCGATTTCTATCTGGTCGGTGACGAGAAGGCCATAAAGGCTGCGGCGGAGAAGGCCGGCGTCGACGTCTCCAACTACGAGATAATAGACGTCTCCAGTGAGCCGGAGATAGCCCTTGAATCGGTCAAGCTTGTCTCCTCAGGCAAGGCGGACGTCTACATGAAAGGGCAGATTCACACCAATAACTTCCTTCGTGGAATGCTGAACAAAGAGGTTGGCCTCCGTAAGGGCAAGAACACCATCTCCCACTGCTACTTCCACCAGGTTAAGGGTTTCGACAGGATATTCTTCATAGCCGACGCCGCTTTCAACATGTACCCAGATCTCAACGCCAAGGCTCAGATCGTCCAGAACACCGTAAACCTAGCCAGGGCATTCGGGGTTGAGTGTCCCAAGGTGGCGGTTCTGGCCGCTGTAGAGGTGGTCAATCCGGATATGCCAGCCACGCTCGATGCAGCTGCTCTCGCCCAGATGAACGCCCGTGGCCAGATCACCAATTGCATAGTCGACGGTCCCTTTGCCCTGGACAACGCCGTGAGCGAGGAGTCCGCCAAGACCAAGGGGATAACCTCTCCCGTAGCAGGCAAGGCCGACGTCTTCTTGGTCCCCAACATAGACGCGGGCAACATGCTTGCCAAGGCCATAGTCTACTTCTCCGAGAACGAGACAGCCGGGATGATCCTTGGAGCCTCCGCTCCTATAATACTCACCAGCCGCGCCGACTCCCCCAGAGCGAAGCTTATGTCCATCGCTGCGGCGGTTGTTCACGCCGACTTCGGAAAGTAG
- a CDS encoding bifunctional enoyl-CoA hydratase/phosphate acetyltransferase yields MIQLENLDFLMGKSVEKGLKRIAVACPYGEDTLGAVCEAHKVGIVDAILIGQEDKIRDKASEMGLSLNGISLIDERDDYSATEKTVKMVSSGDADLLMKGLVKTAVLLKAVLNKDWGLRSGSLLSHLVLVEIGPLGRVLGVTDGGMNMYPDLNAKAQIIQNAVGCYHNLGVDEPKVAVLAAVEAVNPDMPATLDAAALTQMASRGQITGCLVDGPLALDNAVSPEAAAIKGIKSPVAGNADLLMVPDIESGNMVGKTAMFLAGCRTAGVILGARKPIVMTSRFDSMDTKLLSIALGAAIS; encoded by the coding sequence GTGATTCAATTGGAAAATCTAGATTTTTTAATGGGTAAAAGCGTCGAAAAAGGCTTGAAGCGGATAGCTGTCGCCTGTCCTTACGGAGAGGATACCTTAGGTGCGGTCTGTGAGGCCCATAAAGTAGGTATAGTAGATGCGATTCTTATCGGCCAGGAGGATAAGATAAGGGATAAGGCCTCCGAGATGGGATTATCCCTGAACGGAATCTCCTTAATCGACGAAAGGGACGATTATTCGGCAACCGAAAAGACCGTTAAGATGGTCTCCTCCGGCGATGCGGACCTCCTCATGAAGGGGTTGGTCAAGACTGCTGTACTGCTTAAAGCGGTCCTTAACAAAGATTGGGGACTGAGGTCAGGCTCTCTTCTGTCTCACCTGGTTCTGGTCGAGATAGGTCCTCTAGGAAGGGTTCTAGGCGTTACCGACGGTGGAATGAATATGTACCCCGATCTCAACGCTAAGGCTCAGATAATACAGAACGCCGTTGGATGTTACCACAATCTAGGTGTAGATGAGCCTAAAGTGGCGGTTCTGGCGGCGGTAGAGGCGGTTAATCCCGATATGCCTGCGACTTTGGACGCCGCTGCTCTGACCCAGATGGCCTCCAGAGGTCAGATCACTGGTTGCCTTGTCGATGGCCCCCTCGCTCTGGATAACGCCGTCAGTCCAGAGGCCGCCGCTATAAAGGGAATCAAGTCCCCGGTAGCGGGAAACGCCGATCTGTTAATGGTGCCGGATATAGAGTCGGGAAATATGGTAGGAAAGACCGCCATGTTCCTCGCCGGTTGCAGGACCGCAGGGGTTATCCTAGGTGCCAGAAAACCTATCGTAATGACCAGTCGTTTCGATTCGATGGACACAAAACTGCTATCTATCGCATTAGGTGCAGCGATATCCTAG
- the buk gene encoding butyrate kinase: MAHELLVINPGSTSTKISWYSDLEERWTETVSHDPEVLSSFHGTADQYRFRMDTIEDALKTKGHSMDDLTGVVGRGGIVDPIPGGTYKVDEVLLQRLRSGKPWDHASNLGGILADAIASPRGIPALIVDPVSVDELDDVARLTGLPELPKVSLNHALNVKATVRKAASELLVDWREHNFVVVHLGGGMTVCAHRKGRLSDFYSGNEYGPFAPERAGTLPAGDLVSLCFSGTISLGDLKKRLAGKGGVMAYLGTSDMREVAKRASEGDEKASLVRNSMSYQVGCAIGSMAAAMAGDVKAILFTGGISHDSDFVASVQKKVQWIAPCLIYPGEGEMRALAEGAIRVLTGEEEAKSYSDTVKGDL, encoded by the coding sequence ATGGCCCACGAACTGTTGGTTATAAACCCCGGCTCAACAAGTACCAAGATATCCTGGTATTCCGATCTGGAGGAGAGATGGACCGAGACGGTGTCCCATGATCCTGAGGTGCTTTCCTCTTTTCATGGAACCGCCGACCAGTATCGATTCAGGATGGACACTATCGAAGACGCACTTAAGACAAAAGGGCACTCGATGGACGATCTGACCGGGGTCGTCGGCAGGGGAGGGATCGTAGATCCTATCCCTGGCGGTACCTACAAAGTCGACGAGGTTCTGCTTCAGCGGCTCAGAAGCGGCAAGCCATGGGATCACGCCTCCAACCTAGGTGGAATTTTAGCGGACGCTATAGCCAGCCCTCGGGGAATCCCCGCCTTGATAGTCGACCCTGTCTCGGTGGACGAGCTGGACGACGTCGCTAGGTTGACCGGCCTTCCTGAGCTGCCTAAAGTGTCTCTCAACCACGCTCTTAACGTCAAAGCTACGGTCCGCAAAGCGGCGTCGGAGCTTTTGGTGGACTGGAGGGAGCATAACTTTGTCGTCGTCCATCTCGGCGGAGGGATGACGGTCTGTGCCCACCGTAAGGGCAGGTTGTCGGATTTTTATAGCGGCAACGAGTATGGACCCTTTGCTCCCGAAAGGGCTGGAACCCTCCCTGCAGGGGATCTGGTATCCCTCTGCTTCAGCGGAACTATCTCTCTAGGTGACCTCAAGAAAAGGCTTGCAGGTAAAGGGGGCGTAATGGCCTATCTGGGAACTAGTGACATGAGAGAGGTGGCTAAGAGGGCCTCGGAGGGCGATGAAAAGGCCTCTTTGGTCAGAAACTCCATGTCCTATCAGGTTGGCTGTGCAATAGGTTCTATGGCCGCCGCTATGGCCGGTGATGTCAAGGCGATCCTGTTTACCGGAGGTATCTCCCACGATAGCGATTTTGTGGCATCGGTTCAGAAAAAGGTTCAGTGGATAGCTCCCTGTCTGATCTATCCCGGAGAGGGTGAGATGAGAGCTCTCGCCGAAGGGGCTATCCGTGTGTTGACCGGAGAGGAAGAGGCTAAATCATATTCTGATACGGTGAAAGGAGATCTGTGA
- a CDS encoding metallophosphoesterase — translation MKRFIAGAFRAFGAVYIPEELIGRPGEFLLHVSDTPSSFFPDLNRIISKVRPLWVVHTGDLVDQVKLGLYPSLINTYRDRIPRLSAILDRGSRKGDFQVVISLGNHDDSDTVEEFFPHCHIIDKVGGFSVYGWSFKASHYSSLISGSKDVIGLFGHDLSSLEGDPFGLNGIKNVNLFSLKTGEVYEIPYPRYIDDQRQMKRRIGL, via the coding sequence TTGAAGCGATTCATAGCAGGGGCCTTTAGGGCCTTCGGTGCGGTCTACATCCCCGAGGAGTTGATCGGCAGGCCCGGGGAGTTCCTTCTTCACGTATCGGATACCCCTTCGTCTTTTTTCCCCGATCTAAACCGAATCATATCTAAAGTCCGCCCTTTATGGGTTGTCCATACAGGGGATCTGGTGGATCAGGTGAAGTTAGGGCTCTATCCCAGCCTGATAAACACCTACCGAGACAGAATACCTAGGCTATCGGCGATTCTTGACAGAGGCTCTAGAAAAGGGGATTTTCAGGTCGTTATCTCCCTAGGTAATCACGATGATTCCGATACGGTTGAGGAATTTTTCCCCCATTGTCATATAATAGATAAGGTAGGCGGGTTTTCCGTCTATGGTTGGTCCTTTAAGGCAAGTCACTATTCAAGTCTCATCTCCGGGTCTAAGGACGTGATAGGTCTTTTCGGCCACGATCTATCCTCTCTGGAAGGGGATCCCTTTGGCCTAAACGGCATAAAGAACGTCAATCTTTTTTCCCTTAAGACCGGAGAGGTGTATGAAATACCTTATCCGAGGTATATCGACGATCAGCGTCAGATGAAAAGGCGTATCGGGCTTTAA